AGTTAGGGTTTTAGGGTTTGATGTATCTAAAGACTGGAAAAAACTTTCTAAGTATATTGGTGTTGCGTTAGCAAATGAAAGGAGCCTATATTGGAAGCTTACAGGCCTAGAAAATTTAGAGATATTTGCCGGACTTTATGGGGTCAAAAAAGGGAAAAAACAGGCCTTAGAAATCTTAGAGAAACTTAATCTAGTACATGTAAAAGATAAGCTTGTAGAGGAATATTCAAGTGGCATGCGACGGAAATTGCTTTTAGCTAAAGCCACAATTCATAACCCCAAAATCCTGTTTCTTGATGAAATACTTAACGGTCTCGATCCCAAGTCCTATTTAGAGATTATAGAGTTCCTTGAGGAATTAAATCAAAATGGGATAACAATTGTTTTAATTAGCCATGTCCTTCATGATCTACCTCAAAAAGCTAGGCTGATAGTTATGAAAGATGGTAGGATTGTGCTTGACGATAAACTTTCGAAGTTCAAATTGGATGAGAGTATAAAAATCAAAGCAACGATTAACGGAAAAGAAATTGAAAGAATAGTATCCGAAAATGAGCTCAATGAAACATTAATAGAGCTCACAAAAGGTGGAGCCAAGAATATTCAAATTGAAAGAGATGACTTATACTCCATTTTAAGGAGGATTCTTTAGATGATTAACATGAGTGGAGTACTCACAATTGCCAAAAAAGAATACAAAATACAACTTCGATATCGCGTAGTGTGGCTTAACCTTGCCTTAACCCCGTTCTTTATGTTGGCTCCGTGGGTTCTAACCGCTAGAATGTTCTCCTCAGACTTTGGGGAAGCTGTTTTAGTTAGCTCCCTCATGTGGTACTGGCTCAATCAATACTTTTTTGGAGTTCAAGAAGCATTCGAAGAGGAGAGAGAAGAGGGGACTCTAATAAGTATTGCTTTAGCTCCAATCTCACTGCTGGAGTTTTTGATTGGAAAAGGAATGTGGATCCTTGTGGAATGTATATACATAACGGGGGTTACCATGCTAATCTTCTGGGCTCTGGGAACATCGCAGGCAACGTCATTTCAGATGTTCGCTGTCTACATACTCTCAGGGTTGTATACGTTTGCATTTTCTATCCTCTGGGGAGCTTTAGTGTTGCAATTCAGAAGGATCGCGGGTATAAATTTTATAACTCAAGAAATCCTGGGGATAGCCTCTGGTGTCACTGCTAACATTAATGCTTATCCTAGACTAATGAGAACTGTAGCTTATATTCTTCCCCTAACA
The Thermococcus sp. 2319x1 DNA segment above includes these coding regions:
- a CDS encoding ABC transporter permease, encoding MINMSGVLTIAKKEYKIQLRYRVVWLNLALTPFFMLAPWVLTARMFSSDFGEAVLVSSLMWYWLNQYFFGVQEAFEEEREEGTLISIALAPISLLEFLIGKGMWILVECIYITGVTMLIFWALGTSQATSFQMFAVYILSGLYTFAFSILWGALVLQFRRIAGINFITQEILGIASGVTANINAYPRLMRTVAYILPLTYTIKIGREILLGRTFFEVLPDLAILTIITFLYFSMGTVMLKRAENNLRSTGGWEAW
- a CDS encoding ABC transporter ATP-binding protein, with amino-acid sequence MNNEVIQIIGVSKSFGNIEVLKNINLRIREGDFVVIAGENGSGKTTLLKVMTGLLIPDEGKVRVLGFDVSKDWKKLSKYIGVALANERSLYWKLTGLENLEIFAGLYGVKKGKKQALEILEKLNLVHVKDKLVEEYSSGMRRKLLLAKATIHNPKILFLDEILNGLDPKSYLEIIEFLEELNQNGITIVLISHVLHDLPQKARLIVMKDGRIVLDDKLSKFKLDESIKIKATINGKEIERIVSENELNETLIELTKGGAKNIQIERDDLYSILRRIL